TCTAAAAACGGTATCGTCATTCCTTTAAAAGATTTATATCCTGAGAAACCATAAAGTACGTTGGGTAACTATAAAATGAAAATGCCACTTCGTACAACAAGTACTTTTGTGAAAGAACGGGTTTAGATTTAAGTTGAATTATTTTGCATAAGAAACACTGAAAGAGATTTATAAGACTAAAATTAATGAAACAAATAGCTCAAAATAAAACAACTCCGGTTTTAAAGAAAAGGTTATTCATTGGGCTAATACTTTTTACTATTACTTTTATAGAATTTTGCTGGTCCGTGGGAGATTTTCCCGAAAGAATATCAAGAGGGTATTTAGATTGCACTGTTAGTGAAAGTGTTTATTTAATGTCACTGCAGATAGCCGTTTTCTTAACAATAGTATTTCTATTGCTTTCTCTCATTAAAAAGATATACTTAAAAAGCACTATCAAACAGATACTTTTAATTTCGATCTGGGGTTTCTTGAATTACATTGTTTTTATTGATAGTGAATCACCATGGAGTACTTATTATTTTGAGGAAGAATTTCTCTATACGATCTCATTTTCTATCGTGCCCGTTTTAGTTTTAGCGATTGCTGTAATAGTATCGATTAATTATATTTCAAGAATAAAAAAACATAACAATAAAAACATATCTTTAAAAAAGCCATTTGTATAAATATCATCTTAAAAACCAAAAATAGAATTAGAAATGAAAATAACCCGCCTTGTATCTGCTGTCTTAGTACTAATGCTTTTTGCCTGCAATAAAAAAGAGAATGCTAAAAATGCTCAATTGAGTTCAGTCGAAAATAGGAGAGCCGAAACCGATTCAATACAAAAAGGAGAAGTAGAAACGCACAAAAAAGGAAGCATTAATTTGTTTACTTTAATTCCAAAAGACAGTAGTGATGTTGCTTTTGTTTCCCTTTCGGATATTTATCCTATAAATGATGAAAAGGACACACTTACTTTGCCTAACATAGAAAAACTAGGAAAATACAATGCTCAGTATTTTACTTTTGATAAAAACTACAGAAAAAGATTTTTATCTAAAACCAATATATCCGAAACCGATTCTGTTTTTGTATTCGATTATGCTAAGAATAAATTGGCTTCGTTTGCTGTGAAAAACCTAAAAACCGCTGCAATGTTAAATGGATATTCTTCAGAAGAAGATTGGCCTTATCATAGCTATGATTTTATGATTGGATTTGAAATCAACAAGAAAAACTTAAATGGATTCAGCGAATATTTTAGAGATGCATTAGTTTATATTGGTAAAGAAAATCCATTTTCAAAAGAAGGTTTAAAACCAATTGTCTGGAAAAAAATTGCCAGTAAAGAATATCCATCAAAACCAATGAAAAATGAAGATCGTACTTTGTTAAAAAATGCAGTAATGGGTAATACATATTTATTTAAAACAGAAATTCACCTATATTTTTTGCAAGACTATTTGGATGATAATAAAGTAATTTATGCCAGACGTCTTTTAGTAACCAATTCTAAAACTAAAGATATCATACTTGAAAAACTTTACAGTCAAGGCGAAGGTACTTCTCCCGCTCCTTTGAATTATGAAGAGGGGCAGGATGCAATTAATCAATGGACAGGAAAACTATTTAAAAATAAACCAGCTGTAGTTTTTGGTTTTGAATATATTTCTTTTGGATGTCCGGGAATTTCAATTATTGATAAATCAAATGAAGAGATTTTTCTTCAATGTGACAATCGTCATTAATTAGCATGAATCTAAATGAAAAAACAATTACGAAGATAGTCGGTATTTTTATACTAATACTGAGTTTAACAATGATCTTTTTTGATATCAAAAGCGGATATAAATCATTCAGTTTATATATAATTCCTATTGTTTTTGTTATCGTTTCAATAGTAATTATTCTAAAAGAAAATATTTTAAAATGGTTTGATGGAAAAAGGATGATAAAACCAAGGAGATGGATAATGGAACATTCCCGTTTAGTTTTTTTTATTTTGCCACTTTCAATATTTTCAATAATAGGGTTTTTAGTGCTGTTTTTTGCTATTAAATTAAAATGGAATGTTGATTTATTTGGCTGGATCACAGTTTCTTTATTTGCCTTTTTTCTATTAATCTTAATGTATGGTTTTATATTCGGATTTTCAATTTCCGAAAAACAACAAAAACAAATTGAGGAAAGACAAAACAGATTGTTTTCTGATGATAAAGGAATTACAATTGAAATGCCTCTATTTGGCAAGGATTGTTTTATAAGCTGGCAATCAATTGAGGCTGTTATTTATTATAATTATATTGTTAGTAGTGATTTTACAGAGCATTATGTAGGTTATAAGTTCTATTTGAATACAATACCTATATATACAAAATACGAAAAACAGTGGTGGTTAAATAAACTATTTCAAAAAGATGCTCAAAGCAAAATAATTGATGTTACTAATGAAACAAAGTCTTTTTTGGAAATACCAAAAATGCTAGAAAAATATTTAAACACAAAAGCAGATCTTAATTTTAAAGATCCGATGAGAGGAACATTAATTTCAAGTGAAACTTATAATAGCAAGAATAAAATAACAACGATCGAAAAATGGAAACCAGGTAATTTTACAGATAAACAAATTATTTTTGACAAATTCAATAGAAACCTGGATGAGATTGAAAAAAACTACCGCTAACAAGAAGCCTGCCTCAGACAGATTGAAAGGCAAGCTCAGGAGGAGTTTTTCAATTCTTTTTTTATAACATCTATATCAAATGGGTAAACGAATAAAAACTAACTGTGCATTGATTAGTTAAGTAATACAAACAAAATATGAAGAAAAAAATAGTTGCAGTTTTGATATTTCTAATGATCATAACAAACACTTATGCAGGCTGGTACGAATGTTTTAGCTATAAAGGCAAAATTGATAAATACCCCATTTCCCTGTCTTTTCAAATTAAAGATGGCTATTTTGGCGAAAAAAAGAAAAAGGATTTGAATCTTATCGGAGTTTATAAATATGATAACTACAATAATCCAATTAGACTTGAGGGAACAATTGATTTTAAAAAGAATAAAGTCTTATTGTATGAAATAAGTAATGGAAAATATACCGCTACATTTGAGTTTGAATTTTCTAAAGAAAAATGTGAGGGAGTTTGGACAAATCTTTCCACAAATAAGAAACTCCCTTTAGAATTAACCAATAGTTCTATTTTAATAGATCAGATAGAAGAAAATAAATTTTGCAATATCGAAATTTTGCAAGCTGCTTCATTAGCAGAGTTTTATTTTGTTGGAGTTTATTCAAAAAAAGAAAATCACGATAAGGCACAAATGGATCGATTGAAAATTATCAGTAAAAAAGATAATACTGTTTTTCAAGTAATCGATTTTTCAAAAATAGAAACCTTAACCGGTAACGTAATAACAATAATTTTTGATAACGTTGAAGTTTTTGATCCTAAGAAAAAAGAGTTTATTGTCTGGAATGATGTTGGAAGAATGGGAGGATATCTGACTATCACATTTAATGTAAAAACAAATAAATTTAAACTGGATCCAAACCCAACAATTGATGGGCCCAATTAATACATGTAATAACGGTCATTTTTAAAAACATAATCTGCATTCTCTTATCTTAATAAAAATGAGAATTAATGGCGAAAATGGGATCGTTTTAAAAAGTTTTTACGGAAAATAATACTAATTAGACAAATGTTATTTGTTATCAATTAAAATTTTAATCCATTATCCTATATTTATACCAATATTATGGATACAACTATAGAGATTTTTGGCGCAATTTTCGGTTTTCTTTCTGTTTACTTTACCATTAAACAAAACATTTGGTGTTGGTTTTTTGGCTTACTTCAGGTAGTACTTTATTGCTTTGTTTTTTTTACATCAAAATTATATTCTGATATGATTTTGCATATTATTTATATATTTCTGCAAGTTTACGGCTGGTACAGTTGGAAGTACGGTGGTTCAAATAAAAGTACATTGCGCATCACATTGCTAACCAATACGGCTTTCTGGATTGGTTTGACCGTTTTATCAACCGCCCTTTTAGGATATGTTATGCAAACAAATACAGATGCCTCTTTTCCTTATGAAGACGCTTTTATCACCATTGCAAGTCTGGTTGCACAATATTTAATGATAAAAAAGATATTAGGTTCCTGGCTATTTTGGATAATAGTCGATGTGGTTGCCATAAGCATCTATTTTTATAAAGACTTATATTTTACAAGCGCCTTATATACGCTTTTCTTAATAATGGCTATAATGGGTTATCTGGAATGGAAAAAAGCATATAATGAAGAATTTGTATATGAAAGACAAGCATAAAGTTGGATTAACATTGGGCAAATTTGCACCTTTTCATAAAGGGCATCAGTTGTTAATTGAAACTGCCATTAAAGAGGTTGATGAATTAATCGTGCTAATTTATGACGACCCTGTAATAAATATTCCTCTGGCAACCCGAGCGGGCTGGATTCGTAAAATATACCCGCAAATTTTGGTCATCGAAGGGGTAAATTCACCTAATGATACGGGTTATACTCCAGAGATTATGAAGATTCAGGAAGATTATGTCCTAAAAGTTCTGGACAATCGTACGATTTCCCATTTTTATTCCAGTGAACCTTACGGTGTTCATATGAGTATTGCACTGAATGCCATTAACAGGCAAGTTGATATTGATCGAAATATCATTCCGATATCTGCTACAAAAATTAGAAACGATTCATTTAAAAATAAGGAATTTATCCATCCTGCAGTTTATACCGATTTGATCACAAAAGTGGTATTACTTGGTGCACCTTCAACCGGTAAAACTACTTTGGCGGAAAAATTAGCCATTCATTTTGATACCCAATGGATGCCTGAATACGGAAGAGAGTATTGGGAGCAATATCAGGTAAACAAAAGATTAACGCTGGAAGATCTTTTAAAAATAGCAGAAACCCATATCGAAAGAGAAGATGATTTGATTCTACAGTCCAATCGGTTTTTGTTTTCTGATACCAATGCCATTACCACCTATTTATTTTCATTAGATTATCATGGAAGCGCCCTTTTGGAGTTGGAGAATTTAGCAAAAGTAGCCGAAAACAGGCATGATATTATCTTTGTATGTGATACGGATATTCCTTATGACGATACCTGGGACCGATCTGGTGATGTGAAAAGAAAAGAATTTCAGGAAAAAATTCTGGAGGATTTAAAGGCTAGAAACCTTAAATATTATATGCTAAAAGGTACTGTTGATGAAAGAATTGATGAGGTGTCAAAAGTATTGTCTGCTGCAGAAAATAGTAAATTTTAAGTAACTTAGAACAAAAATATAGCGATGTCTGATTTAATAAATAAAACAATGGGATTTTTTAAGAAAGTCCCGGAATCACCTACGAATCCGCAAGAAGCCAAAATCAACAAGAAATTTCAAATAGAAGATCTTTATTCAAGCGATATTTCACAAAACGAATCGGGCGGTTCAATTTCTTTAGATGAAAAATTGCGTCAGGCTTATTTCTGGATCACGAATACAGCCATTATAAGTCCGTATTATGATATTGAGTTTAATGATGGTGATGCCAAAAAGTTTTTATTTGGAGACAGTAAAGTTCCGGTTCACTTACCTAGCGATCAAAGCTATTCCAGTTTTGTATTAATGCCGTTACTGAATTTAGCAACAAGAGGTAAGTGTCTTATTGTTGGTGGACCGGGACGCGGAAAAACTGCTACATCTATATTAATGGGTTTACTGGCGGGCTATGATAAGAAAGATGTTATGCGCGCTATTCAGCACGGTCAGCCACAAATGACGATTTCAGATTTATTAGGACATCCGTTACCATCAGATATGGTAAAGGCAGAAAAAACATCAGATATTAGAATTGCCTGGCGAAAATGGTTAGGCATGCGAGTAAAAATTATTGATGAATACAATAGAATTCCTACCAGAACACAATCTGCTTTATTAACTGTTTTAGCAGACAATTATGCAGAAATCTTCGATCAGATTTATGAATGCCCGGAAGGAGCGTGGTATCTCACTGCCAACGATGATGCAGGTGGAGGAACTTATCAGGTTATTGAAGCCCTAAAGGACAGGATTGATATCGTGATCAGAGCTATGCATTTTAATACCCGTTTTGTAGAGGACTTATTGCAGCGTATTGAACTTAATTTTAAACCGGAATCAATAATTCCGGAAGAAATTATTTTTACTGAAGAAGAGCTGTCAACTGTTAATAAACAAATTAGAGGAATTCAAATAGAACCCGGATTACGCAAACGAATCGAGTTTTTTTGTCGTCAGTTTGAGTTTTTTGAACCTGCTTCAAACCGTTTGGAATATATGACCAAAGACACGGCAAAATTGTCAGGTTTAGATATGCGTACTCTTTTTAGAAAAGAAACAGGAAAAGACCCAATTAAAGATTTAGGATCGCAGGCAAAAAACGGTTTATCTGTTAGAAAAATCATGACTTTACTTATGTTTTCTAAAGCATTGGCTTATTTCAGAGGGAATAAAAAAGTAGAATTAGAAGACATCAGGCAAGTTTTGCCATTTGTTTTGCACGATAGTTTAACACCACATTTAGAATCACCATTTTTTGATCAGGCGGGTAATGAAGCCTATAGAGTGGATAGAATTGTGTGGTTACGAAACTTATTTGACTTGTCTTGCAACGAATATCTGAGTCAGGATCTAGATCGTAATGATCCTGTTGATGATTTTGAAGAAGAGTTTAAAAAAGGCCTTGAAAATATCTCTTCAAAAGAAATTGATAATCGACTTTTAAAGATCGAGAAACAACTTCAAAAATGGTCTGAAGAGAAAAAACTATACGGTTACAGAGCCGATGATATTTTAAAATTAAAGTATTTGCATCAACGATATACTAATTACAAAAGATGGCTGCAATGGAAAAAATAAGCTTTCCGGAACTTATTGCAGAACTAAGTGAAAAAAGTACATTGTATAATCAATGGTACAATGAGAACGAAATGAAGTATGGCAGTTTGCCGTCTCATGTCATTGCTTCATGGATGACAGAAGTTGTTGAACCCATTGTGAAAGCGATGGTGGCTGTAAATTCAGCCCCGGAAAAAATTCATGAAGTGGTAAAAGCACTCTATCTGGAATCTCTTAAATTAATTGGAAGCGGACAGGCAATTCGTTATAAAGATGAATACAAAGCAGCCTGGTTGTTAATGATACAAATGCCAAATTTGGTGGTGAAATTTCCGGTAAAAACGATTTCACTATTGAATGATGTGCTTTCGAATTTTCATGTATATGCCCCGGAAAAAATAATAGATTGGTGTGAACTTATCCAAACAAGTGCAACAGCTATTAAAACGATTGACGACTTTAAAATTATAGGGCGTATTTATGCATGGAAGTGCGGTTTGGCACATTTAAGAATTCGTTTGAAAACAGATTACAATGAGCTTTCTGAAAATTTGAAAGAAACGATTGTGAATGCAATAGGTTTTCCAGTAAATACAGCTCATGTTTTTGAAAACCCGTGGACCAATAGCCATACAAAGTTTGAAGGAGTACAGGGAGGTTTTAAAGGTACAATTGGTTTTTTTGAACATCCGCCAAAGTTGGCAGAGATAGAAGGAAATATATTTGTAACAGATTCAAAAAGTAATTATGTGCTTTTTGCAGACCAGTTTGGAAAAGTTTTAATCTCAGCCAATACTGTTGATACATCTTATATTTTATCTCATTCTAAACGATTCGAGACATTAGAAAAATGGATTGGAAAAGAGCATGATAAAATTGACGGAAGTACTATTTCGTCAGTAGTAGCAACAAAAGATACGCTGGTTTTTACGCTTCATAATTCTTATTTTTTATATTTATTTAGTTTTGCAAATGCATAGTCAATCTGAAATAGAGGAAACATTAGCCTTGTGGAAATCAAAATGGCAACAGGCAAAACTGGAATGGAATCCTTTCTTGCGTTTGCAGGAACCTATTTGGTGTTTATCGCATCAGGAAGCAAAAAAAGAAGGACTTACGGGCAGTTTTGCGATGATTCGCTTAACAGACCATCGTATTGTGATTAATTTAGAAGAGATTACAGAACAGGGAATTACCGATTACGCACTCGAAGTATTGGCACACGAAATTGGTCATCATATTTTTGCACCTGCAAATTTATACGACAATGCTATTTTACTGAACAGGATTCGTTTTGCTCTGCCGGGAATAGAGGACAGAGCGCCAATGGTTTCTAATTTATATACTGATTTTTTAATCAATGATAAATTACAGCGCACCAATAAATTAAGACTCTCAGAAGTTTTTAAAGCAATTAATTCAGAGGATAATTTTTCTGAATTGTGGACATTGATGATGCGTACTTATGAATATTTATGGCGTCTAAATCGTGGTGAGTTGGCTATCAATTTATCATTTCATAGTAAAAAGATAGATGCAGATGCTTCATTACTGGCTTCTTTAATCAGAAGTTATTCAAAGAGCTGGATTCACGGCGGAGGCAGATTTGCCGTGATGTTATATCCTTATTTAATGGATGACAAAGCCTTTGAGGATGCACGCAAAAAGATTTTAATTTTATTAGATGCAGAAGATGCCGGAATAGGTGCAATGGATATTTCAGGCATGACCGAACTCGATTTGGAAGGTTATGATGAGGTAATTGATATGCGAAAAGAAGCTATCAGTTCAAAAGAAACGGAAGAGGATAAAAAGAAAAAGAATAGTTTAGGTATAGAAAGAAATAATGCTGGCGGCTTTGGTCCCAGAAATGGTTATATGGGACCGGGAAGTTATATTGATTTAATGAAACAGGTTAATCCAAATGCAGACGAACAACGTTTGGTTAATACCTATTATAAAGAAATTGCTTTGCCTCATCTGATTGATTTTCCTTCTGAAATTTCTGAAAATCTGTCTTTCGATTTACCGGAAGGATTGGAAACCTGGGATATTGGAGATGCGATTGAAGAAGTAGACTGGCTGCAATCGGCAATTTTGTCGCCCCAGCTTATTCCGGGATTAACGACCCAAAAAAGAACATATGGTTCAGATTCTGATCATAATATTTCAAAAAGCCCTTTAAATATTTATCTGGGTATCGATTGCTCGGGCTCTATGATGAATCCCAAACATAATTTTTCATGGCCAGTTCTGGCAGCAACCATTATAGGATTATCTGCATTGCGTGCCGGAGCAGCTGTTATGGGATGTCTTTCCGGCGAGCCTGGAAATTATCTGGAAACAGATGGTTTTATTACAGATGAAACAGATTTATTAACCACATTAACGTCCTATTTAGGGACTGGCTACGCTTACGGAATTGAGCGGTTAAGAAAACCATTTGAAGAGAAACCCAATAAAAAATCACATATTGTAATTGTTACCGACAATGATATATTTAGTATGTTAAATGCAGATACAAAAAAAGAGCAAACACACTGGGAATTGGCCGAAATTGCTTTAAAAAACGCCGGAGGACACGGAACAATGGTTTTGCATTCCCGTCCTGATTATCATAACGATTTAGTGATTCGGTTACAAAAGATGGGCTGGAATATCTACTATGTTACAAATGAACAAGAACTTTTAAGATTTGCATCCGAATTTTCACAACAAAATTATGCCTATGTCTAAATATGATGTTTTTGAGCTTGTAACTCATTTAAGGAAATGTCCGGATGCTTAT
The sequence above is drawn from the Flavobacterium sp. N2038 genome and encodes:
- a CDS encoding oxidoreductase, whose amino-acid sequence is MKITRLVSAVLVLMLFACNKKENAKNAQLSSVENRRAETDSIQKGEVETHKKGSINLFTLIPKDSSDVAFVSLSDIYPINDEKDTLTLPNIEKLGKYNAQYFTFDKNYRKRFLSKTNISETDSVFVFDYAKNKLASFAVKNLKTAAMLNGYSSEEDWPYHSYDFMIGFEINKKNLNGFSEYFRDALVYIGKENPFSKEGLKPIVWKKIASKEYPSKPMKNEDRTLLKNAVMGNTYLFKTEIHLYFLQDYLDDNKVIYARRLLVTNSKTKDIILEKLYSQGEGTSPAPLNYEEGQDAINQWTGKLFKNKPAVVFGFEYISFGCPGISIIDKSNEEIFLQCDNRH
- the pnuC gene encoding nicotinamide riboside transporter PnuC; protein product: MDTTIEIFGAIFGFLSVYFTIKQNIWCWFFGLLQVVLYCFVFFTSKLYSDMILHIIYIFLQVYGWYSWKYGGSNKSTLRITLLTNTAFWIGLTVLSTALLGYVMQTNTDASFPYEDAFITIASLVAQYLMIKKILGSWLFWIIVDVVAISIYFYKDLYFTSALYTLFLIMAIMGYLEWKKAYNEEFVYERQA
- a CDS encoding AAA family ATPase, which gives rise to MKNLYMKDKHKVGLTLGKFAPFHKGHQLLIETAIKEVDELIVLIYDDPVINIPLATRAGWIRKIYPQILVIEGVNSPNDTGYTPEIMKIQEDYVLKVLDNRTISHFYSSEPYGVHMSIALNAINRQVDIDRNIIPISATKIRNDSFKNKEFIHPAVYTDLITKVVLLGAPSTGKTTLAEKLAIHFDTQWMPEYGREYWEQYQVNKRLTLEDLLKIAETHIEREDDLILQSNRFLFSDTNAITTYLFSLDYHGSALLELENLAKVAENRHDIIFVCDTDIPYDDTWDRSGDVKRKEFQEKILEDLKARNLKYYMLKGTVDERIDEVSKVLSAAENSKF
- a CDS encoding AAA family ATPase; protein product: MSDLINKTMGFFKKVPESPTNPQEAKINKKFQIEDLYSSDISQNESGGSISLDEKLRQAYFWITNTAIISPYYDIEFNDGDAKKFLFGDSKVPVHLPSDQSYSSFVLMPLLNLATRGKCLIVGGPGRGKTATSILMGLLAGYDKKDVMRAIQHGQPQMTISDLLGHPLPSDMVKAEKTSDIRIAWRKWLGMRVKIIDEYNRIPTRTQSALLTVLADNYAEIFDQIYECPEGAWYLTANDDAGGGTYQVIEALKDRIDIVIRAMHFNTRFVEDLLQRIELNFKPESIIPEEIIFTEEELSTVNKQIRGIQIEPGLRKRIEFFCRQFEFFEPASNRLEYMTKDTAKLSGLDMRTLFRKETGKDPIKDLGSQAKNGLSVRKIMTLLMFSKALAYFRGNKKVELEDIRQVLPFVLHDSLTPHLESPFFDQAGNEAYRVDRIVWLRNLFDLSCNEYLSQDLDRNDPVDDFEEEFKKGLENISSKEIDNRLLKIEKQLQKWSEEKKLYGYRADDILKLKYLHQRYTNYKRWLQWKK